The Oculatellaceae cyanobacterium DNA window TTAGTAAATCTATTAAAGATGTGTGCAAGACAACAAAAGGTTGCTTACCCCGCATCGCAAATGTATAAGCGTTAGGAATGGGATGCTGGTGTACATATAACTGAGGTGGTTCTATATCCAAAACTTGGCAAGCTTCCACCAGCAATCTATGTATATGTGGCAGTTGTTGTTCACCCACCAGTACACTAGCGGCAATATTATTCAAGTAAAAAAATTGTTCTGCAACTGGCCCCAGGAAATTTCGCACTAGCAAATCCATTCCTGGTAGCTGTTTTAAGCTTTTCGTTGCTTCCAAATCTAGAGGATGACGAAATTGGTCTGCTGTTAGACCGATCAAAGGTGTTTTAGGGAACAACATAGAAAACCTGAATATATATAGAATTTAGCTACTGCTGTTGGGTTATCTAATGCAGGACTTACGCAAGATCACAGTAAAATTACGCTTGTAGGGGCGGGTTGCACCAAAAATTTATCCTTCCAAACCATTGATCTACATAAACCCACCCTGACAGAAGCGGATGATTTCTGCCTAAGTCCTATAGTGGTTAACCCAAGTGCGATCGCACTTTCTTACTAGGGTAGCTAATTAGCTATTAGAGAGTGGTCAGCACAATTAGGAAATGAAACTTTTATTATCTATAGCGGGATAATATTAGACTTATTGCAAAAATCAAAGTTTTACCCCCCTCAGTCCCCCCTTATAAAGGGGGGAAGAAAGAAGTTTCGCGATCGCCCCTTATCAAGGTAAGTAAAAAATTTGACTCCCTCCCCTTAATAAGGGGAGGGTTCGGGTAAAACACTTTTTAATTAACTGTCAAACAGCCAATTTTTCACCTTATTTAAACTTTTCCAATCAGGTTTTCTGGTTAAACCTTCATCAAGAGTTTCTCGAACTTGCTCTTTTAATTCGCTACTGTTGGCGATCATTTGTTGAATAACTTCAATGTGTTGCCGAACACCAGCTTGACCAGTTTCCAACATAGTCATGGCATAATTAATCCTCACTTGAGGATCGCTTGCGTCTAATTTAAGCCCTTTTTGAGCCGCTTTGTATGCTTGTGTTGGTTGATCGTTCAACATATATAACCAAGCAAGACAAGTCCAAGCAGCCGCCATTTTAGGGGCTTGATTGCAAATGTCTTTGAACAGGGGAATCAAGGTATCTGTGCCTTCACCTGCTTTGTAGCGTTCGATGCCAGTGTCGAAAAGAGAATTAACTTGCTCGGTCATTTAAAAACTATAGGTAAGAATTGATCGGGAAGGCAATAAAGGCAGGCAACATTAGCCCGCCTCACAAATGTTTTATTTTACTAACGGTTGTGTGCTAAAAATCTTAAACACCGAAAGACTTACCACAACCGCAGCTTTGAGCCGCATTAGGATTGGTGAACTGAAAACCACCACCAATCATGGCATTGCTGTAGTCCAGCACTAAACCATAGAGGTATAACAGACTCTTGGGATCGCAGACGATTTTAAAGCCGTCGTAGTCAGAAATATCATCGTCATCACGAATTTGGTCAGGATCTTGGAAATCCATCATGTAGGACATCCCAGAACAACCACCTTGGCGTACACCTACCCGCAAGCATAAGTCTTTCCCTTGTTGATCTCGCAAGGCAAGAACGTGCTTCAGTGCAGCTTCGGTCATTCTGATGCCTACTTGAGGCGAGTGGGTTGCTTGTGTCATTGATGCTACTTACTCCTAATGGCTGTTTACTAATAGATTCTTTAAGTTTGCCTGTTCACTGCTTAAAGTTGATCGGGATTCTAAGCTTGCAGGGTGTGAACCCGATTAATCAAACTTCCTTACTATCTATGTTAACTGGTTCAAACCCTTACCATAGAAATGACACCTAAGTAGCTCTCAACGAAGCATCTTTCAGTAAAAGAATCAATTGTGGGTTTAGCTTATGGAGACTATTTATGTTAGCTATCGGCTTAAAGACCTTGAGATTGTATTGTTGAAGAGGTGTATTTAATTTATAACTCGCCTGCCTCATTTTTTTATTATTTTAAGTAAGTATATGTCTGCTTTGAATCAGTCTACCCGTCGTCGGCTCAAAAACTTACACCAAGCCCATAGTGTGTGGGAAGGCGATCGCCGTCCAATATCGGGCTTGACAGATGATGATTTTGAAGACAATCGCGGTGGCGAGTGCATTGTCTGGGTAGATGGCGTGGAAGGCGTTGTGCGGGGAATGGAAGTTGTGCCATCGGAAATGGGCCCAGAAGCGATCGTGCGGACTTTGCTTAAAGCAATGGAACATCCCCAAAGTCCTGCTACTCCAGCACGACCTCAGAAAATTGTAGTCCGCGATCGCGAAATTCAATTTTATCTGCGCGGAGTACTTCAAGATTTAGATATTGCTGTTGAATACGCTTCAGAACTACCCCTGATTGATGAATTGTTTCGGGGGTTTCAACAGATGGCTAGTGGTAGACCGCCTAAAATTCCACCTAAATATGCGGATCTGTTGATGGCAAAATCTTACCAAATTTGGGAAGCAGCACCTTGGGAAGTTTTAGCAGATCATCAAATCATCTCCATTACCCTCAATCAGTGGGACATCGAAACGCTGTATGCCGCAGTGATGGGGATGATGGGGATGGAGTACGGCATTTTGTTTTACCGTTCAATAGATTCTCTCAAGCGTTTTCGTGCTGCGGCGATCGCAGAAGAATCTTTTGAACAGATGGAAGAAGCTTTCTTAGGGCAAGATTGTTTGTTTGTCACCTTTGAAAGTTTAGATGAGGATGATGATGCTGATGAGGATGAAGAAATTGATTATGCTGACCTGTCAGTTTCAGAAATTCAACCTAATTTTGGCACAATTCATCCGTTTGAGGGAATGCGACCATTTTTATATGAAGAAGAAGCGATCGCACTTTATGTGGCAATAGAAGCTTTGCAAAAGTTTATCCAAGGATCTGCACGACAACTCTCAGCCGAAATTTTACCCAAAATTAATAAACGTATACGCATCCCCTTACCTCCAGAAACTGGATCTCAGGAAACGATATCTATACAGGTGTCAACCTTACCTGAGTTTGAGGCAGAACTATTACAGATGATTGAATCTGCCGCAATTGACGATGAGGATGATGATGATGACGACGACGATGAAGATCTTTCAGTACCTTTACGAGAAGACTTAGTACCTAAAGATGCCTTAAAAAGTTTGGATATAATGCCTTGGGAAAAAATGGCATCTTTAAGAAAGAGTGTTGATTACTATCAGCATCAAGATGTTAAAGAAGCAGGTGAAGGTATGCCTGTAGTATTAATTCAAACTACCCTCCCCAAAGGAAAAGCTTTAATTGAGCAAATCAAAGCTGATGGTGGATTAAAAGGGATTTGCTTTAACCCTGGAGAAGACCCCTTCGCAGAGGAGAATTATGATTTGGGGATTCTCCAAACGGAAAATGGCAATATGTACTTGTTTGGCGAGTTTAGTCAAGATGATGCGCTACATCTTGTTGCAAAAAAGAAGTGGGATCAGCGTTGCAAGAAAACTCAAGGCTATTGCGGTTTAATTATTGCTAAAGGACTTACGGGGGCTGCGCGTGGTAATCCTCAACCAAAGGATATGATGGCTTTGTTTGAAACGCGATCGCTCTCGGTTAAAGAATTAGGGTTAGGTCTACTTCAACTTATGTCACATTTTGATTTTGAGTAAAAATGAAAAAGGCAATCAATTAGCAAAAAATCTCCTTCAAAGCCAAACTAATCCATTTTTTCAGGAGGTCGATATGGCTTTCAGTAGTTATAAAAATATTGGCGAAGTTCTCAAAGTATTTCAGATTATTTATACTGAAGCAAACTTTATTGTTGAAACTCAGTTTAATATTTCTGATTACTTCAGAGCAGATTTAGCATTTGTCACACAGGAGGGAGTTGTTGATAATTCAGAGTTTGCTATTTGTGAAAACTTAATCTATCCGGTTTTGAAAGAAGTTTGGAAATGCTATTACAGCAATTTTGTTTTGTGGAGTCATCAATCTCTCACTTACGATCAGAATCTTTCGGGCTTTCCTGAGTATATCTTGGCAAAACGTTCTCCTCTCGGAAAAGTCGTGTTTGAAAAACCTTACTTTTTATTAGTTGAGGCAAAGCAAGATAAATTTGATGAAGGATGGGCGCAGTGCCTAGCGGAAATGGTGGCAGCACAACGACTTAATGATGAATTTCAAATCATCATATTTGGGATTGTTTCCAATGGCGATCGCTGGCAATTTGGTAAGCTTGAAGGCAAAATATTTACTCGCAATCAAACTTTTTACACAATTCAGGAGCTAGATAAGTTATTTGCTGCTGTCAACTATGTTTTTAAACAGTGTGAAGCCCAGCTAAATAATCTAGTAGTTGCTTAGTTGAATAGATTCCTGTGAATGATTATTTGAGAAGATTGCCAAATAATTTTAAAATTTGTAAAGAAACACCAAAAGGATAGACGGAATGCGCGTTGCAATTGTTGGGGCGGGACTAGCTGGCATGGCGACAGCAGTTGATTTAGTCGATGCTGGTTACTCAGTAGAAATATTTGAATCTCGCCCCTTCGTTGGCGGCAAGGTTGGCAGTTGGATAGATGCAGACGGCAACCACGTTGAGATGGGTTTGCACGTTTTCTTTGGTTGCTACTACCAGCTTTTTGACTTGATGAAAAAGGTGGGCGTATTGGATAAATTACGCCTGAAACAACATACTCACAGTTTTATCAACAAAGGCGGTAAAACAGGGGAATTAGATTTTCGCTTTATTACAGGTGCGCCGTTTAATGGTTTAAAGGCATTTTTTACTACATCCCAACTATCGCTACAAGATAAAGTACAAAATGCCCTAGCGTTAGGAACTAGCCCCATAGTGCGCGGCTTAATTGACTTTGAGGGCGCGATGAAAAATATCCGCGACCTTGATAAAATTAGCTTTGCGGATTGGTTTCGCAGCCACGGCGGTTCTGATGGCAGCATTAAGCGGATGTGGAACCCAATTGCTTATGCACTTGGTTTCATCGACTGTGAAAATATTTCTGCCCGTTGTATGCTGACTATCTTCCAGTTTTTTGCAGCCAAAACAGAAGCATCTGTGTTGCGAATGTTGGAAGGTTCCCCTTCTGAGTATTTGCACAAACCGATTATTGAATATTTAGAAGCAAAAGGCGCGAAAATTCATACCCGTCGTAGAGTAAGAGAAATTAAATTTACAGGAGTTGGGGAAGAAACGCGCGTAACTGGTTTAGTAGTTGCTCAAGGGGAAACAGAAGAAACTATCATTGCTGATGCGTATGTTTGCGCCTGTGATATCCCTGGAATTCAGCGAGTGTTGCCCCAAGAATGGCGCAAGTGGTCTGAATTTGACAATATCTATAAATTAGATGCTGTTCCAGTAGCTACAGTACAACTGCGGTTTGATGGTTGGGTGACAGAATTACACAATGCAGAGGAACGTACACAGCTAAATCATGCTGCTGGAATTGATAATTTGTTGTATACGCCTGATGCAGATTTCTCTTGTTTTGCTGATTTAGCTTTAACAAGTCCTTCTGATTATTACAGAGAGGGACAAGGTTCGTTGTTGCAGTTGGTATTAACTCCAGGCGATCCTTTTATTAAACAAAGTAATGAAGCGATCGCACAACACGTCCTCAAGCAAGTTCACGAACTTTTCCCCTCTTCGCGCGAATTGAACATGACTTGGTACAGCGTCGTTAAGCTTGCTCAATCTTTATACCGCGAAGCGCCTGGTATGGATGCTTACCGTCCAGCACAAAAAACCCCAATTGCTAATTTCTTCCTGGCTGGTAGTTATACACAACAAGATTACATCGACAGCATGGAAGGCGCTACTATTTCAGGAAGACAAGCTGCTAAAGTGATTCTGGAAAATGCTAATAATTTTGTAATGCGATCGCCTGTAACTACAGCTTGAAGTTAGGCAACACATAGAGACGTTATATCCAACGTCTCTGCAAACCATCCCCAATATCAACTCAAATTTAAAATTACATGGCTGATTTGCTAGAGCATAGTGTACAAGTAGAGGTTGATGCTCCAATTGACCTAGTGTGGAGTTTATGGTCTGATTTGGAGCAAATGCCCAAGTGGATGAAGTGGATTGACTCTGTTAAAGTTTTAGACGACGATCCAACGCTTTCTCGCTGGAAACTAGCTACTGGTGGTTTGGAATTCACTTGGCTTTCCCGCACTTTGAAAGTAATACCCCACCAAATTATCCAATGGGAATCTGTGGATGGGTTGCCCAATCAAGGTGCAATTCGCTTTTATGACCGTAAGAACGGTAGCATTGTCAAAATGACTATTTCTTATGCTATTCCTGGTTTTCTTGGTAAGATCATGGATAATCTGTTTTTGGGGCGTGTGGTTGAGTCTACTATTCAAGCAGATTTAGAGCGGTTTAAAGAATACGCACTGCAAGCAAAATCACAATTATAAAAACGGTCATCACTAACTCTTCTCTCTTCTCCCTTCCCTCCTCACTCAAAAAACAGGCACAATAATTAAAGTAGGCGATCGCAACCTGGCTAGAGGTAGGTCAAAATGTCTATTAAAAGATTTAATTCGGGTGTCGGACTAATTTATGTATTAGTTGTCTTATTTTTCATCAGTCTAATTTTTGCTATTCTGCGGGCATTACTCCCCCTACTGATAGTTTTAGGGGCAGCAGGTGGTTTGTGGTGGTTTTGGAATCGTAATCAACTGCAAAAGCGCCAGCAGCAGCGCTTTCTTAATTCTGTTTTTAACCAAATTCTTACAGAAAATCAAGGGCGTGTGACTGTTTTTGATTTTGCTATGAAAACCGATTTAAAGCCAATTCATGCTAGACAATTTTTAGATGAATGGGCAAAAGAATGTTCTGCTCATTTTGACGTGACTGAGGAAGGTAATATTGTCTACTACTTCCCAATGGGTACATCATCCTTCCCATTTCAAAATGAACAATAAACCATAACTTTACATATATTCATCAAAGCTAAATAATTTTAAATGATTAGGGTTAGCAAGCAGTTCTTTTGCTAACAAGTAACCAGCTATTGACCAAGTTTGATTTTTTCTAGCTTCTTTACCAATAAGTCTGCCAGTTTTTCCATCATAATATTCTGCCCATCCATCCTTACTTAAGCTTTTTTCTGCTATTTCAATTGCTTTAGCAGCAACCTCACCTTTGCCAATTTTTTGCGCTGCGGCTGTTAGCATCCACATTAATACAGGCCAGTTACCGCCATTATGATAAGACCAAGGTTTATTTTTAGGATCGCATCCAGTAAGCAACCGCCATTCTATATCTTCCAATGCTGGAAAACAAATTTTCATTGGCATATTGCCTATTAAATCATCCCATCTTTCTATAATTAAATTAAAAATTGCTTCTGACTGCTGCTTAGTAGTTAGTGAAGCAATAATTGCTATTAAATTACCAACAGCAAAAAAACGACAGTCTATTTGAGATGGCCCTAAATTACCTGCTAAATAACCGCCAGATGATGGCAGCCATTCAGTTAAATTATGGAAAGGAATAGAATCTGAATAAATATTAAACCGATTAAGAGCGTGTTCTCCATACTCCTCAACTTTATAGCGATAAATGGTATTTAAGCGTTGAGGATCTATCCAATAATTATCTCTAATATGGTGCAGTAATAAATTAATATGATTATCTAGTATTTTAATTATTTTTTGATTATCTTTGTTAGGATATAGTAATTCACGGGCAGCGCATAAGCCTGCGTAAAATAAAGATTGAATATCCAAGGGATATCCATACATTCCCATCCGCCGATCAATCATACTCGCGCCATCTGGGACTAATAGCGTCGGGTACATATCAAATTTTGTTACCAAGCAAAGATCTAAAATTAATCTAATACCTTCTTGGAAATCATCTCGATAAACTAATTCAGTATCTTTGCTCGCGTGTACATAAGCACGTAATAAAATCATCCACCACAGACAAGAATCAACAGGGGCAACTCTCGCGATCGCGTGTTCACCAAAATCAGCTTTTAACTTTTCTTGTCCATCAACTACTTCTACTTTGAAACTAGCTGCTATTAAACCTCGCGCAGGTTTAGAAGAATCAAATTGTTTTTCTTTTGGTTGTAATTGTAAGGTTACTTCTAAGAAATTGCGAACAATTTCTGTTCTACCTTTAATTAGAAATACCAGTGCTGAAGAAATGAAATCGCGGATAAAACATTGATCATAATTAAGCGCAATTAGCTCTTGATCGCAAGCGGCAACTGTCCCGACAGGACGGTTTTGATAATAAATAATAGATTTTTCGAGTAATTGTTCAGCTTCTTCTAACAGTAATTTTTCTATTATCATATCTAGATGATTTATTTTGGTTGAATATTAATTTCTACCACGTTGGGTCAGAATAGAGGTTGATAGTCAAATGCGATCGCCCTGCTGGTACGGCTGAAATGCAAGCACATATAGCCTCACCATCATCTAGTTCTACCTCGCAAGCATGGCAAGACCCCATTAAACAACCTGTAGGTATGCACACACCAGCACGTTGAGCAACCTGAAGTAGAGGTTCTCCTGGTTCAGCTTCAATTACTACTTCATCTGGTAAAAATTCTATACTAACACTCATATATGCTCAATGTTTTTCAATAGAATTTGGTAACAATAGAGTCAGGTCTAAATAAGTTTCAACTGTATCTGCTAAAGAATTTAGTATTTCTTCCCTCTGTTCCTCATAATTAGGAACAACTGTAGGTAAATCTTTTAATCCTCGCTGCTGACGGAGATAATTTAACCAAGTACGCCTCCAAGCACCATTATCAAAAATACCGTGTAAATAAGTACCCCATACTGATTGATTAAGATCCACAATCCCTAAATTGTTATCATCAAACAAATATTGATAATGATTGGATGACACTACTTTTTCAGGTAATAACTCAGTGTTACCTTGATGAATTTCATACCCAGTAACAGGTAAATCAGCGTGAGGATATTGAGACTTTACTGAGCGTTGACGAGCAATTTTATCTCCTGTCATTACAGTTGTTAATGGTAACAATCCTAAACCATTACAGACTTTTGTATTACTCTCAATTCCTTGTGGGTCTGAGATTAGTTTACCTAACATCTGAAAACCGCCACAAATTCCCAAAATTGTACCGCCTGTGGCGATGTAATTTTGCAATTGTTCTGCCATACCAGTTTCTTGCAATACCATTAAATCAGCAATGGTAGTTTTAGAACCAGGAATAATTACTGCATCTGGATGTCCCAGAGTATCTTTGGGGGCAATATATTTCAGCTTAACACTAGGTTCTGCTTCTAGTGGGTCAAAATCCGTAAAATTAGCAATTCTTGGTAGGCGGATTACTGTAATATTAAGATCAGTATTAGTTTTTCGGGAGCGACGATCAAGTAAATCTAAAGAATCTTCTGATGGGAAGATTTGGTCAATCCAGGGAATTACACCAATAACGGGAATACCAGTATATTCTTCTAGCCAAGTTATACCAGATTCAAGAAGCGATCGCTGTCCTCTAAACTTATTAATTACTACACCCTTAATTAATGCTCGTTCCTCTGGTTCCAACAACTGCAAAGTACCGACAACATGAGCAAAAGATCCACCTCTATCAATATCTACTACTAGCAGCGTTGGTGCATTCAAATACCGCGCTACGCGCATATTAGTTAAATCACGGTGTTTGAGGTTAATTTCTGCCGGACTACCCGCACCTTCACAAACAACTAAATCAAATTTTTCAGATAAAATTTGTAGTGATTCTTGAATTGCCTGCCAACCTAAATCAAAATATTTCTCATAATAATCAACAGCAGTAACTGTACCTACAGCTTTCCCCTTCAGAATTATCTGAGAAGTCATATCTCCTTGGGGCTTAAGTAAAATTGGGTTCATCTCTATTGTTGGTGTGACACCAGCAGCCCAAGCTTGCACCGCCTGGGCGTGACCAATTTCTCCCCCAGTAGCAGTAACATAGGCATTTAAAGCCATATTTTGCCCTTTAAAAGGAGTCACCCGCCAACCGCGTCGTGACAAAATCCGACAAATAGCAGCACAAAGTAGAGATTTTCCTGCGTGGGAAGTTGTTCCCACTACCATAATTGCTTTCATTATTTAGCTATCAGCTTTAATATTTTTTAATGAAATGACAAGTTTATAACCTAGCTGATTATAAGCTAAATATGATTGTTTTTCAGATCAATATGTTGGCAAGTAATCTGAATTTAAAGTCTCTTCTAAAGTAAATGGGGACTCACTAGGCAAGATATCCAGTTTAGACTTAAATGCAGCATCTTCTAAAGCATCTTGATAACATTCAATAAAAATTTTTTCTGCATAATATTTCAAGCTTGGGCTATCTCTAAGTAATTTTTTAATTTGTCGGCGCTGTTCTTTAATTGTCAGCAACCAACCTCTAGCATTAGTTTCTCTTTCAGGTTCCCAATAAGCAAGTTTTAGCAGATGTTCTAACAAAACAGTTAAGCGATTTTCTAATTCTCGCTTATCGGAATTACCCAAACTTTCTAATTCCTCTACTAAATTATCCCAGTCAACAAGGTTAAAGTTTCCAGAGCGAATTTGGTTAGCTGTTTTTTCGATCCACAGGCAATAATCTTCCTCATAAAGACTATGCTGTGGGGTGACTGATGAAAGTTGTTGATTTACCATCTTAAATTGGTAGCCTTAACCAGCGAGTTAATGTATTAGATAGGCGGTCTAGTAAAGATGGTGCAGGTATGGTAGCACCATTTTGCTCGTATTTTTCTACTAGCTGGCGACCTAGCGGTGTGAGGCGAAAACTATCAGTAATGCCTTGTCCGTCTACTTCGCGGCGTAAAATGCCTACTTGAATTAACCAAACTAAAGCATTTTCTGCTGCTAATTCCGATAAAGGGCGTTTAGTGTAATTATGTTGCACACCAGACTCAGATGCGATCGCCTGTATTGGCACACTCGTAGAACCCATACAAGCAAATAGATGCAACTGGAAAGGCAAACAGCGCATCGCCCTTTCTGCCCGTGCTACAGTGCGACTAGAATATTGAAATAATTGCGGGTTTTTAGGCTGTGTAGAAATCATGTGAACTGTTAGTAATTTAATACTGACTCTTTCTTAAGTCTGGCAAATTCTAGTTTTTTAATTTTCAGGCATGGAAACTACCAGAATTGAGTAGTAACCACTACATCAGAGCCAACCTTATTGTAAAACCATAGACCTCGTATCCTTAGTCGATAAAATCTTTGATACCATCTGCGTTTATCTGCGGTTAATCTGCGCCTCTTTAAAACCAAATAAAAATTTTTGCAAGAAGTGTCATGTAAAATTTAGAATTGCTAAAACAAAAATTTTAAACAAGGGAACGCAATCAATGGCATTAGCAGTTGGCACAACAGCACCAGGATTTACAGCAAAAGATACCAACGGCAACACCGTCTCATTATCTAATCTTGCAGGTAAAAAAGTAGTTTTGTATTTCTACCCCAAAGATGATACTCCAGGCTGCACTAAACAAGCTTGTAGCTTTCGAGATAATTATTCAGAATATCAAGGCAAAGATATTGTGGTGCTAGGAATCAGCAAGGATGATGAAACCTCTCACCAAAAATTTACCGAAAAATACAATCTGCCATTCCCTCTACTTGCTGATGTTGATGGCAGTATCATCAAAGCTTATGACGTAGATGGCGGCGGTTATGCCAAGCGCGTCACATACGTAGTTGATGAAAACGGCAAAATTATTCACGTTGATTCCAGTGTCAAAACTGATACCCATGCCAGCGATATTTTAGCTGCTGTCGGTGCTTAATCAAAATAGGGGTAGGTTTAACAAATAAGTTGTTGTAGAAACAAAAATAATTTGCTAAACCCACCCCCACCATTAGCCTGTATTTCATCGAATTTCAAACCGATGTAAAAGTAGGGCTAGGGATAACCTTAGCTCTACTAATTAGTTTTTTGTGGCACAGAAGATCCCGATCCGGTGGCTGAATTTTGGTTCATCTTACGAATCATTTCTAATTGTTGCTTCCTGAAATCATCAGCCGCGCTATTAAGATTTGTACGCTGTTCCGCCGAAAACTCATCATAAGTGCGGAGAGTACCCAAATTAGCACGATGAATCAAATCTAAGGGATTAAAACCGCCATTATTTGCGCCTGTTAAGGGGTCTTGCTCCTGAGTTTTAAATTCATCGACTTGGGTAGGATATGTAGGGTATGTTGCTTGCGCCCAAGATGCTTGAGGCAGCAAGCAGGATGCAACTCCTATACCAGCTAAGACACTTAAGGATGTCCTAGAAAACAGTTTTGTTAAGATGGGAGATAATTGGTTTTTCATCGTCATAGCCCAGTTTTGTAAAAGCTATGATGATTTTATCTCATGCGAATCGGCGGCGTAGTAGTGGTTGAATTGCGGTTAACGCTACTGTGGTAAATCCTAGCAGTACCAGTAGGGAGCCTCCGAAGGTAACAGCGCCCCAAGGCGCTTGCATGACTACGCTGCCCAATGTCCAGTTGGTATGGGTATATAGATAGCGGATAGGCTCGATGGCATAACTTAAAGGATTAAGAGTAGCTACAATTTGTAACCATTGGGGCATAAAGGATAAAGGCGCAAGGGCAGTACTAGCAAATAGCAGTGGTAAGTTGGTGACAAAAATTACTGCAATTAGCTCAATATGACCTGGTAAAGCAAAAGATAAACCCAAGCTTAAAGCAGTAACACCCACAACTAGCAACAAGATAATTAAAGCAATCATCCCCAAACCTAAGAGATTAGGTAAACCTGTACCTAGTAAGGCACTGGCTGTCACAATTGCGGCTGTCTGAATAAAGCTGAGGGCGATAATATAAATTGCTGATGCCGCCACAATTGAATATCGTGATACTAGAGGTGCAACCAGCAAGCGGTTGAGAAACCCAAATTCTCTGTCAAACATTACGGGTAAACCAGCATTTAAAGCGCCAGCAAAAGCTGTAAAGACAATCACGCCAGCGCCTAAAAACTTGCCGTAAGTTAAATCGTTACCAAATAACCCTTGAGGGGCATTTTGAAACAGCGCCCCGAATAAAAACAGCCACATCAACGGCTGAATTACCCCAGCAATTAATGTGGAAGGACGGCGTTGCAATTGAATAAACAAACGTTTTGTTAAAGCGAGGGTTTCTTGAATAAACTCACTAAAAGCACTAGGTGTACCACCGCTTTGTAGCTGTGTCACCTGTGGTTGCAAGCTGACATTGGATGGAGGA harbors:
- a CDS encoding Npun_F0494 family protein, whose protein sequence is MISTQPKNPQLFQYSSRTVARAERAMRCLPFQLHLFACMGSTSVPIQAIASESGVQHNYTKRPLSELAAENALVWLIQVGILRREVDGQGITDSFRLTPLGRQLVEKYEQNGATIPAPSLLDRLSNTLTRWLRLPI
- a CDS encoding 2Fe-2S iron-sulfur cluster binding domain-containing protein, producing MSVSIEFLPDEVVIEAEPGEPLLQVAQRAGVCIPTGCLMGSCHACEVELDDGEAICACISAVPAGRSHLTINLYSDPTW
- a CDS encoding peroxiredoxin yields the protein MALAVGTTAPGFTAKDTNGNTVSLSNLAGKKVVLYFYPKDDTPGCTKQACSFRDNYSEYQGKDIVVLGISKDDETSHQKFTEKYNLPFPLLADVDGSIIKAYDVDGGGYAKRVTYVVDENGKIIHVDSSVKTDTHASDILAAVGA
- a CDS encoding SRPBCC family protein; the encoded protein is MADLLEHSVQVEVDAPIDLVWSLWSDLEQMPKWMKWIDSVKVLDDDPTLSRWKLATGGLEFTWLSRTLKVIPHQIIQWESVDGLPNQGAIRFYDRKNGSIVKMTISYAIPGFLGKIMDNLFLGRVVESTIQADLERFKEYALQAKSQL
- a CDS encoding iron-sulfur cluster assembly accessory protein, encoding MTQATHSPQVGIRMTEAALKHVLALRDQQGKDLCLRVGVRQGGCSGMSYMMDFQDPDQIRDDDDISDYDGFKIVCDPKSLLYLYGLVLDYSNAMIGGGFQFTNPNAAQSCGCGKSFGV
- the cobQ gene encoding cobyric acid synthase CobQ, which produces MKAIMVVGTTSHAGKSLLCAAICRILSRRGWRVTPFKGQNMALNAYVTATGGEIGHAQAVQAWAAGVTPTIEMNPILLKPQGDMTSQIILKGKAVGTVTAVDYYEKYFDLGWQAIQESLQILSEKFDLVVCEGAGSPAEINLKHRDLTNMRVARYLNAPTLLVVDIDRGGSFAHVVGTLQLLEPEERALIKGVVINKFRGQRSLLESGITWLEEYTGIPVIGVIPWIDQIFPSEDSLDLLDRRSRKTNTDLNITVIRLPRIANFTDFDPLEAEPSVKLKYIAPKDTLGHPDAVIIPGSKTTIADLMVLQETGMAEQLQNYIATGGTILGICGGFQMLGKLISDPQGIESNTKVCNGLGLLPLTTVMTGDKIARQRSVKSQYPHADLPVTGYEIHQGNTELLPEKVVSSNHYQYLFDDNNLGIVDLNQSVWGTYLHGIFDNGAWRRTWLNYLRQQRGLKDLPTVVPNYEEQREEILNSLADTVETYLDLTLLLPNSIEKH
- a CDS encoding DUF29 domain-containing protein; its protein translation is MVNQQLSSVTPQHSLYEEDYCLWIEKTANQIRSGNFNLVDWDNLVEELESLGNSDKRELENRLTVLLEHLLKLAYWEPERETNARGWLLTIKEQRRQIKKLLRDSPSLKYYAEKIFIECYQDALEDAAFKSKLDILPSESPFTLEETLNSDYLPTY
- a CDS encoding glycoside hydrolase 100 family protein, giving the protein MIIEKLLLEEAEQLLEKSIIYYQNRPVGTVAACDQELIALNYDQCFIRDFISSALVFLIKGRTEIVRNFLEVTLQLQPKEKQFDSSKPARGLIAASFKVEVVDGQEKLKADFGEHAIARVAPVDSCLWWMILLRAYVHASKDTELVYRDDFQEGIRLILDLCLVTKFDMYPTLLVPDGASMIDRRMGMYGYPLDIQSLFYAGLCAARELLYPNKDNQKIIKILDNHINLLLHHIRDNYWIDPQRLNTIYRYKVEEYGEHALNRFNIYSDSIPFHNLTEWLPSSGGYLAGNLGPSQIDCRFFAVGNLIAIIASLTTKQQSEAIFNLIIERWDDLIGNMPMKICFPALEDIEWRLLTGCDPKNKPWSYHNGGNWPVLMWMLTAAAQKIGKGEVAAKAIEIAEKSLSKDGWAEYYDGKTGRLIGKEARKNQTWSIAGYLLAKELLANPNHLKLFSFDEYM
- the zds gene encoding 9,9'-di-cis-zeta-carotene desaturase, whose protein sequence is MRVAIVGAGLAGMATAVDLVDAGYSVEIFESRPFVGGKVGSWIDADGNHVEMGLHVFFGCYYQLFDLMKKVGVLDKLRLKQHTHSFINKGGKTGELDFRFITGAPFNGLKAFFTTSQLSLQDKVQNALALGTSPIVRGLIDFEGAMKNIRDLDKISFADWFRSHGGSDGSIKRMWNPIAYALGFIDCENISARCMLTIFQFFAAKTEASVLRMLEGSPSEYLHKPIIEYLEAKGAKIHTRRRVREIKFTGVGEETRVTGLVVAQGETEETIIADAYVCACDIPGIQRVLPQEWRKWSEFDNIYKLDAVPVATVQLRFDGWVTELHNAEERTQLNHAAGIDNLLYTPDADFSCFADLALTSPSDYYREGQGSLLQLVLTPGDPFIKQSNEAIAQHVLKQVHELFPSSRELNMTWYSVVKLAQSLYREAPGMDAYRPAQKTPIANFFLAGSYTQQDYIDSMEGATISGRQAAKVILENANNFVMRSPVTTA